In one window of Desulfatiglans sp. DNA:
- a CDS encoding 3-keto-5-aminohexanoate cleavage protein, which yields MLKTLPKDKILITVAMTGALVTKEQHPDLPVTPDEIAENARLCVEEGAAICHIHGKDKNGGNTSDVAVFREIKEKVRKKSDAIIQFSTGGGPNLTQEQRIECLDALPEMASLNMGSLMRLSGQYKGTAFCNLPEEIETYLSKMKRLNIKPEMEVYNVAMFKEVNDIIKKGLVEPPYCINLVLGMRYQGALEATPKILTTMIDFLPDNSVFNCAAVGSDQLPITTLNMLLGGAVRVGLEDNIYYSKGLKATNMSLVARTVRIARELGKEPMTPKEAREFIGLKPL from the coding sequence ATGTTAAAGACATTACCAAAAGACAAGATACTTATCACAGTGGCCATGACCGGCGCTCTGGTAACCAAGGAGCAGCATCCTGACCTTCCTGTAACACCTGACGAGATTGCTGAAAACGCAAGGCTCTGCGTTGAGGAAGGTGCTGCCATATGCCATATACATGGCAAGGATAAAAACGGGGGAAACACATCCGATGTAGCGGTATTCAGGGAGATCAAGGAAAAGGTAAGAAAAAAATCAGATGCCATTATCCAGTTCAGCACAGGCGGAGGCCCAAACCTTACACAGGAACAGAGGATAGAATGCCTTGATGCGCTCCCTGAAATGGCCTCCCTTAACATGGGTTCGCTCATGAGGCTTTCTGGCCAGTACAAGGGCACAGCATTCTGTAACCTCCCGGAAGAGATAGAGACTTATCTATCCAAGATGAAAAGACTCAATATCAAACCTGAGATGGAGGTCTACAATGTAGCCATGTTCAAGGAGGTTAATGATATCATTAAAAAAGGCCTGGTCGAGCCACCATACTGTATCAACCTGGTTCTTGGCATGCGTTATCAGGGTGCGCTTGAGGCAACACCAAAGATACTTACCACAATGATCGATTTTCTGCCTGATAACTCAGTATTTAACTGCGCTGCTGTTGGCTCTGATCAACTGCCGATCACCACCCTGAATATGCTCCTGGGCGGGGCTGTAAGGGTTGGGCTTGAAGATAACATCTATTACAGCAAGGGCCTAAAGGCCACCAACATGTCGCTTGTTGCAAGAACAGTGAGGATAGCAAGGGAGCTTGGCAAGGAGCCCATGACACCAAAAGAGGCAAGGGAATTTATAGGGCTTAAACCCCTTTAA
- a CDS encoding 3-hydroxyacyl-CoA dehydrogenase family protein: protein MTDNLKLEDIKKIAVIGAGTMGHGIAQAFAYAGYQVNMMSRTQETLDRAMSLIKASLEAMAGAGLVDKAKIADALSRITTCTNLEEAAKDVDIAFETMAENKDAKTKVFADLDKALPKRALIASNTTFLNPFELAKTSRQDKILIAHFYAPPQIIPLVDVVKGPETDMANVELMVELLRKMGKKPILFKKYVSGYAISRLQLALQREVYYLIDEGYLSPREVDDACIWGLAMRMMIVGAVGRIDFGGIGLSVNNLKNPACNATPVDYKPKKIFELFDQGHVGIKTGKGFYDYGGKSEAELCSIRDEKLLKMLKFAMDLGDALPTK, encoded by the coding sequence ATGACAGATAATTTGAAACTGGAAGATATTAAGAAGATAGCGGTTATTGGCGCAGGCACAATGGGTCATGGCATTGCGCAGGCATTTGCCTATGCAGGGTACCAGGTAAACATGATGTCCCGCACACAGGAGACCCTGGACAGGGCAATGTCTCTTATAAAGGCAAGCCTTGAGGCAATGGCAGGCGCCGGTCTTGTTGACAAGGCAAAGATAGCTGATGCCCTTTCACGTATAACAACCTGCACCAACCTTGAAGAGGCTGCAAAGGATGTTGATATCGCCTTTGAGACAATGGCAGAAAACAAGGATGCCAAGACAAAGGTGTTTGCAGACCTGGATAAGGCCCTGCCCAAAAGGGCGCTCATTGCCTCAAACACCACATTCCTGAACCCATTTGAACTGGCCAAGACAAGCCGCCAGGATAAGATACTGATTGCCCATTTCTATGCGCCGCCGCAGATCATTCCCCTGGTGGATGTTGTAAAGGGGCCTGAAACAGACATGGCCAATGTGGAGCTTATGGTAGAGCTTTTAAGAAAGATGGGCAAAAAACCCATTCTCTTCAAGAAATATGTATCAGGCTATGCAATCAGCAGGCTCCAGCTTGCACTCCAGAGAGAGGTCTATTACCTGATTGACGAAGGTTACCTGAGCCCGAGAGAGGTTGATGATGCCTGTATATGGGGTCTTGCAATGCGTATGATGATTGTTGGCGCTGTAGGTCGTATTGATTTTGGTGGGATAGGCCTTAGCGTAAACAACCTGAAAAACCCGGCATGTAATGCCACACCGGTTGATTACAAGCCCAAAAAGATATTTGAACTCTTTGATCAGGGTCATGTGGGCATAAAGACAGGAAAGGGTTTCTATGATTACGGCGGAAAATCAGAGGCAGAGCTCTGCTCCATCAGGGATGAAAAACTCCTGAAGATGCTGAAATTCGCAATGGATCTGGGTGATGCTTTGCCAACCAAGTAA
- a CDS encoding thiolase family protein, translating to MSLEKVYIVSGARTPIGRFGGTLRALPVHKFTAIVLNEVIRRAGIGSDSVDEVVMGHAYQNGECANGARMALLEAGWPVTVTGIVVDRRCCSGLDAINIGVMKIQTGNADIVVAGGMESMSLAEMYVPGDIRWGLGGKSDEKFGFMPKGHGALAMWGIPFYDRIQRGRVMAQPIERFGELNSMMTWAEAAARNENISRKEIDEWAYNSHQKAVKAQESGKFAEEIIGIPIPQAKGATILFDKDETPRPDTTLEQLAKLKPIYDGGVCTAGNSSSENDGAGAVVLMSEKKVKELGIKPMVEFLAFAPAGDDPTLTYPAVPIAVNKALKKAGITQAQIDLIEIQEAFAAQTLADAKLLGLTAEECKAKVNVNGSGISLGHPIGATGAMRLVTLVHEMVRRNAQYGLETICGAGGLGVAAVFKRGLL from the coding sequence ATGAGTCTTGAAAAGGTATATATAGTAAGCGGTGCACGCACACCAATCGGCCGCTTTGGTGGTACACTACGTGCTTTACCCGTGCACAAGTTTACCGCCATTGTGTTGAATGAGGTTATCCGCAGGGCTGGTATTGGGTCAGATAGCGTGGATGAGGTTGTAATGGGGCATGCCTACCAGAACGGTGAGTGCGCCAATGGCGCGCGCATGGCCCTTCTTGAGGCTGGATGGCCTGTGACAGTAACAGGCATTGTTGTTGACAGACGCTGCTGTTCAGGCCTTGATGCCATTAATATCGGCGTTATGAAGATACAGACCGGTAATGCAGATATTGTTGTGGCTGGCGGCATGGAGAGCATGAGCCTTGCCGAGATGTATGTGCCCGGCGATATCCGCTGGGGCCTTGGCGGAAAGAGCGATGAAAAATTCGGTTTTATGCCAAAGGGTCACGGCGCCCTTGCCATGTGGGGCATCCCGTTCTATGACAGGATACAGAGGGGCAGGGTTATGGCCCAGCCAATAGAGAGGTTCGGTGAACTCAACTCCATGATGACATGGGCAGAGGCCGCAGCCAGAAACGAGAACATATCCAGAAAAGAGATTGATGAATGGGCATATAACAGCCATCAGAAGGCTGTAAAGGCACAGGAATCAGGCAAATTTGCAGAAGAGATAATAGGCATCCCAATACCCCAGGCAAAGGGGGCGACCATCCTCTTTGACAAGGATGAAACTCCCCGGCCTGATACCACACTGGAACAACTGGCAAAATTAAAACCCATATATGATGGCGGTGTGTGTACGGCAGGCAATTCATCATCTGAAAACGACGGCGCAGGAGCTGTGGTGCTTATGAGTGAAAAGAAGGTAAAGGAGCTGGGCATTAAGCCCATGGTTGAATTCCTTGCCTTTGCACCTGCTGGCGATGACCCGACCCTTACATATCCTGCTGTTCCTATAGCTGTAAACAAGGCCCTTAAAAAGGCCGGCATTACACAGGCACAGATTGATCTGATTGAGATCCAGGAGGCATTTGCCGCCCAGACACTTGCGGATGCAAAACTCCTGGGGCTTACAGCGGAAGAATGCAAGGCAAAGGTTAATGTAAACGGTTCAGGTATTTCATTAGGCCACCCCATAGGGGCGACAGGGGCAATGAGGCTTGTCACCCTTGTCCATGAAATGGTGCGCAGAAACGCCCAATATGGCCTTGAAACCATATGCGGGGCGGGCGGCCTGGGTGTTGCCGCTGTTTTTAAAAGAGGCTTGCTCTAA
- a CDS encoding oxidoreductase: MARFGMIIDVDKCTGCYSCFLACKDEFCGNNYPGYAASQPAKGHYWMKIVSVERGTTPKVKLDYIPTPCQQCENPTCISGGTPGAVYKRPDGIVIIDPEKAKGDKDIVSSCPYRVIYWNEELKVAQKCNFCAHLLDKGWKEPRCVETCPTGALVFGDLDDPKSEIAKKAKEGNTEVLHPEFAMKTSVSYIGLPKKFIAGEVVFADKKDEAAVGVKVTLVSGSMKMNTLTDHYGDFEFDGLDSNKEYTVRLEYSGYRAQEISVKTLKDVNLGEIVMKK, encoded by the coding sequence ATGGCAAGATTCGGAATGATAATAGATGTTGATAAATGCACAGGCTGCTATAGTTGTTTTCTGGCCTGCAAGGATGAATTCTGCGGCAATAATTATCCCGGGTATGCAGCCTCACAACCCGCTAAAGGCCATTACTGGATGAAGATCGTCTCTGTTGAAAGGGGCACAACACCCAAGGTAAAACTGGACTATATCCCAACTCCTTGCCAGCAGTGTGAAAATCCCACCTGTATTTCAGGCGGAACCCCTGGTGCTGTTTACAAACGACCTGATGGCATAGTGATAATAGACCCTGAAAAGGCAAAGGGTGATAAGGATATAGTCTCATCATGCCCCTACAGGGTTATATACTGGAATGAAGAGTTAAAGGTTGCACAGAAGTGTAATTTTTGTGCACACCTCCTTGATAAGGGGTGGAAAGAGCCAAGGTGCGTTGAGACCTGCCCGACAGGGGCTTTAGTGTTTGGTGATCTTGATGACCCCAAAAGCGAGATTGCAAAGAAGGCGAAAGAGGGGAATACAGAGGTGCTTCATCCGGAATTCGCCATGAAAACTTCAGTCTCTTATATCGGCTTACCAAAAAAGTTTATCGCCGGTGAGGTTGTATTTGCAGACAAAAAGGATGAGGCGGCGGTTGGGGTAAAGGTTACCCTTGTAAGCGGAAGCATGAAGATGAACACTCTAACAGACCATTATGGTGATTTCGAGTTTGATGGGCTTGATTCAAATAAAGAATACACAGTCAGGCTGGAATACTCAGGGTACAGGGCTCAGGAGATCTCAGTGAAAACCCTGAAGGATGTAAACCTGGGTGAGATTGTAATGAAAAAGTGA